One window from the genome of Hippoglossus hippoglossus isolate fHipHip1 chromosome 10, fHipHip1.pri, whole genome shotgun sequence encodes:
- the scyl1 gene encoding N-terminal kinase-like protein yields the protein MWSFFARDPVKDFAYELLPDAQEKSGIWTLHRGKRKTSGEPVSVFVYDSAQGTEQQTQLAKAAYKRMKTLRHPNILAYVDGLETEKSLYLVTEQVTPLAVHLKAQAEKGGAGELEISWGLHQIVKALSFLVNDCHLLHNNLGVWSVFVDRAGEWKLGALDHVAPEQGDPSGVSLPAPKAVYPDMEKYDPPEMSNSTGEKWAGEVWRLGCLIWEVFNGPLPRTSSLRSLGKIPKALVPHYCELVGANPRARPNPSRFLQNCRAAGGFLSNSFVESNLFLEEIQIKEPAEKQQFFQDLSDNLDSFPEDFCKHKVLPQLLTAFEFGSAGAVVLTPLFKVGKFLSAEEYQQKIIPVIVKMFSSTDRAMRIRLLQQMEQFIQYLNEAAVNSQIFPHIVHGFTDTNPAIREQTVKSMLLLAPKLNEANLNQELMRHFARLQARDEQGPIRCNTTVCLGKIASYLNAGTRQRVLISAFSRATKDPFPASRSAGVLGFAATHNYYSVTEIAARILPTLCAITIDPDKSVRDQAFKAIKSFLSKMETVSEDPSKLADIEKDVASCAQPAGASSSWAGWAVTGMSSLTSKLIRNAPGTEGDATAEGSEATDTTSPTTTTDAAPAPGEDDKTPQVSLSHHAASSHANQSQTVEVTDKDDEPIGERWDEEEEDWGSLEEPEKAHTEPDDWNTDWSSSKKKAGDRQVGRSTSSVTVKKQSSDWSSSGWDADDSWSNEKEGQGQSSAGEEGWGNDWGEEETDTTLANETLTLPEGVRLASDYNWDSSSASKGASHNDLFASVSQRNPASAAVATAGGGWGAEATGEWGAEETWESVDGAQGLSKAELSKKKREERRKELEVKRAERKAAKGPLKLGARKLD from the exons ATGTGGTCCTTTTTCGCAAGGGATCCTGTCAAAGACTTCGCTTATGAACTTCTTCCAGACGCCCAGGAGAAGTCTGGAATATGGACTTTACATCGCGGGAAGCGGAAG ACCAGTGGAGAGCcggtgtctgtgtttgtgtacgacTCGGCTCAGGGTacagagcagcagacacagCTGGCCAAGGCTGCCTACAAGCGTATGAAGACCCTGCGACACCCCAACATCCTGGCCTATGTGGATGGAttagag ACAGAGAAGAGCCTTTACCTGGTTACGGAGCAGGTGACGCCCCTGGCAGTCCACCTGAAAGCCCAGGCAGAGAAGGGTGGTGCCGGGGAACTGGAGATCTCCTGGGGACTGCACCAGATAGTG AAAGCTCTTAGTTTCCTGGTCAACGACTGCCACCTGCTTCATAACAACTTAGGTGTGTGGTCTGTTTTCGTGGATCGTGCTGGAGAGTGGAAACTAGGGGCCCTCGACCATGTGGCCCCTGAGCAGGGCGACCCAAGCGGGGTCTCGCTTCCGGCACCGAAGGCTGTTTACCCAGACATGGAGAAATATGACCCCCCAGAGATGTCCAACAGCACTGGAGAGAAATG GGCAGGAGAAGTGTGGCGTTTAGGCTGCCTGATCTGGGAAGTATTCAATGGGCCACTACCTCGCACCTCCTCCCTTCGTTCACTGGGAAAG ATTCCAAAGGCCCTGGTCCCTCATTACTGTGAGCTGGTGGGGGCCAACCCCCGGGCTCGGCCCAATCCATCCCGGTTTCTTCAGAACTGTAGAGCCGCCGGGGGGTTCCTCAGCAACAGCTTCGTCGAAAGCAACCTTTTCCTGGAGGAGATACAG ATCAAGGAGCCGGCTGAGAAGCAGCAGTTCTTCCAGGATCTGAGTGACAATCTGGACTCCTTCCCCGAAGACTTCTGTAAACACAAGGTTCTTCCTCAGCTGCTCACCGCCTTCGAGTTTGGCAGTGCGGGCGCTGTCGTCCTCACGCCACTCTTCAAG GTAGGGAAGTTCCTCTCGGCAGAAGAATACCAACAGAAGATTATCCCTGTCATCGTGAAGATGTTCTCCTCCACAGACCGAGCCATGAGAATACGACTGCTGCAGCAG ATGGAGCAGTTCATTCAGTATCTGAACGAGGCAGCAGTCAACTCCCAGATCTTTCCTCACATTGTTCATGgcttcacagacacaaaccctgCCATCAGAGAACAGACTGTTAAG TCAATGCTGTTGCTGGCTCCCAAACTGAATGAAGCCAACCTGAACCAGGAGCTCATGCGTCACTTTGCCCGGCTTCAGGCCCGAGATGAACAAGGCCCAATCCGGTGTAACACCACTGTCTGCCTGGGCAAGATCGCCTCCTACCTCAACGCCGGG ACTCGACAGCGTGTTCTGATCTCTGCCTTTTCACGAGCCACGAAAGACCCCTTCCCGGCTTCCCGTTCTGCTGGTGTGCTGGGTTTCGCTGCCACACACAACTACTACAGTGTAACGGAGATCGCTGCCCGCATCCTCCCCACCCTCTGTGCCATTACTATTGACCCTGATAAGAGCGTCAGGGACCAG gcATTCAAAGCCATCAAGAGTTTCCTTTCCAAGATGGAGACTGTGTCAGAAGACCCTTCCAAGCTGGCTGATATAG AAAAGGATGTAGCGTCATGTGCTCAGCCTGCGGGTGCTTCCTCTAGCTGGGCTGGCTGGGCCGTAACCGGCATGTCCTCGCTGACTTCTAAGCTGATCCGCAATGCTCCAGGGACAGAGGGGGATGCAACAGCTGAGGGCAGTGAGGCCACTGACACCACCAGCCCAACTACTACCACAGACGCTGCTCCTGCACCTG GTGAAGATGATAAAACTCCACAAGTCTCTCTGAGTCACCATGCTGCCTCTAGTCATGCCAACCAATCACAGACTGTTGAAGTAACAGACAAAGATGATGAGCCAATAGGAGAACGctgggatgaggaggaggaggattggGGAAGTTTGGAG GAGCCAGAGAAAGCTCACACAGAGCCCGATGACTGGAACACTGACTGGTCATCATCCAAAAAGAAGGCTGGTGACCGACAA GTGGGCCGGTCGACCTCCTCCGTGACGGTGAAGAAGCAGAGCTCTGATTGGAGCAGCTCAGGGTGGGACGCTGACGACAGCTGGTCCAATGAGAAGGAAGGCCAGGGACAGAGCTCTGCTGGCGAGGAGGGCTGGGGTAACGactggggagaggaggagacagataCAACTTTGGCCAATGAGACACTCACCCTTCCAGAAGGGGTGCGGTTAGCTAGCGATTACAACTGGGACAGCAGCAGCGCATCGAAGGGAGCCAGTCACAACGACTTGTTTGCCAGCGTGTCCCAGAGAAACCCAGCCAGCGCTGCTGTTGCCACg GCTGGAGGTGGCTGGGGTGCAGAGGCAACAGGAGAGTGGGGAGCTGAGGAGACTTGGGAGTCAGTGGATGGAGCCCAGG GTCTCAGCAAGGCGGAGCTTTCCAAGAAGAaacgggaggagaggaggaaagagctGGAGGTGAAACGGGCAGAGCGCAAAGCTGCTAAAGGTCCTCTCAAATTGGGCGCACGCAAGCTGGATTGA
- the ints5 gene encoding integrator complex subunit 5 — translation MLKDQAMSVVFDGSPLKAMQSSHTHSPQSALSAQELSQEIKSFISGVDTVQGRKLSVREHARCAVRLLRSVPACRGAVLEHLRGVYDEHVSAFLHNLETGGEASSGVSSNLEDIIKEVHGVLLEFIRLNPRAWAPLVSSWAVDLLGQLSSKHAGRRVAPHSSSLNELLQLWMSCAATRSLMEAYSQCLAAMLAWCPDACVDALLDTSVQHSPHFDWVVAHIGSAFPGTIISRVLACGLKDFCSHGAKDQGLMVMGVDKGNRVPKIGSVVGILGHLAAHHSDSIRKELLRMFQESLSPSSPLSPTSSSTSWESSPQLRRAAVPFLLQLAAMSPNLFGAVSAELVELLRPPVLLQLQALLQGLPREELDNMLGLAVHLISQSPSGGARVLRFLADTATPASVIISGPTPSPHEGVREGCDRLLQMLLLHLHKLVFNRSDGVEGKPHHSASSQPQRVIPFLEELQSHVGELCAETLRLERKRHLWLHQLLCLLSVYGGPRVATEALCQLLTQARNPEELALAWQLHTTLSSCMAGLIPAAVTHCVAQIHTHILGPRQLRQLLLNLAAAIQSQDEERRGSAGAQSSMAIQMGSAVSVYLHDFGPLLLHGDPAVSHATVRLLSCSPLPRTSSPAHLLLLSRAAVTHFFLALRRRGEAGTVGRDVGQAGEAVNCSVLLLSRLAAYSPLTLKAVLQQLVEGALHKGNAELFGGQIADMSGAPLPAPSVSPDVGASLLDINCRFGTTVNFSGSVWSVFHAGVIGKGLKVRTATQLPDPSMVIQNVQTLLTVVVQCCSSYGLNGSINGSRPPSDPDEPSPINAEAAKVVAITLVENVCPDVANGELSWPPEEHARTTVERDIHIRRCFEAHPVIFPLLQVVAAGRPALCYCSAVLRGLLATLLAHWEASREMSSTDSPWHLQASCLLVSCMGEGQLLPPVLANVHEAFPHLTPFEVRLLLLAVWEYVRGNGPMPQKFVFSSEKGLFCRDFSRDGDVARYVAPIHSVLHKNIDRLGHLCWRFQL, via the exons ATGTTAAAAGACCAAGCGATGTCTGTGGTGTTCGACGGGAGTCCGCTGAAAGCGATGCAGAGCTCCCACACTCACAGCCCGCAGAGCGCCCTGAG TGCCCAGGAACTCTCTCAGGAAATCAAGTCCTTTATCAGTGGCGTTGACACCGTTCAGGGCCGGAAGCTCAGTGTCCGGGAACACGCCCGCTGTGCTGTACGGCTGCTGCGCTCGGTCCCGGCCTGTCGAGGTGCCGTACTGGAGCATCTGAGGGGTGTGTACGACGAACATGTTTCCGCCTTCCTGCACAACCTGGAGACTGGGGGGGAGGCCAGCTCTGGAGTCAGTTCCAATCTGGAGGACATCATAAAG gAGGTCCATGGCGTCCTATTGGAGTTCATCCGGCTCAACCCCCGGGCCTGGGCCCCCCTGGTATCTTCCTGGGCTGTGGACTTGTTGGGGCAGCTGAGCAGCAAGCATGCTGGCCGCAGAGTGGCCCCCCACTCCTCCAGCCTCAATGAGCTGCTCCAGCTCTGGATGTCTTGTGCTGCCACCCGGTCCCTCATGGAGGCCTACTCACAGTGTTTGGCGGCCATGCTGGCGTGGTGCCCTGATGCCTGTGTGGATGCGTTGTTGGACACCTCGGTTCAGCACTCCCCGCATTTTGACTGGGTGGTGGCTCACATTGGGTCTGCCTTCCCGGGTACTATCATCAGCCGAGTCCTGGCATGTGGACTCAAGGACTTCTGCTCTCATGGTGCCAAGGACCAAGGGTTAATGGTGATGGGAGTAGATAAAGGAAATAGAGTTCCTAAAATTGGCTCAGTGGTGGGAATCCTAGGGCACCTTGCAGCGCATCACTCAGACAGCATCAGGAAGGAGCTCCTCAGGATGTTTCAGGAGAGCCTGAGTCCATCAAGCCCCCTTTCTCCCACTTCATCCTCGACCTCCTGGGAGAGTTCCCCCCAGCTTCGTCGAGCTGCAGTAccatttctgctgcagctggctGCAATGTCCCCCAACCTCTTTGGTGCTGTGTCTGCAGAGCTGGTAGAGCTGTTACGCCCCCCTGTCCTACTCCAGCTGCAGGCCTTGCTGCAGGGCCTCCCCAGAGAGGAACTGGATAACATGCTGGGTCTTGCTGTCCATCTCATTAGCCAGAGTCCGTCAGGAGGGGCCCGGGTCCTCCGATTTTTGGCAGACACAGCGACTCCAGCCTCTGTCATCATATCTGGCCCAACACCCTCCCCTCATGAAGGAGTCAGAGAAGGTTGTGATCGCCTCCTCCAGATGCTGCTTCTGCATCTCCATAAACTGGTTTTCAACCGCTCAGATGGAGTGGAAGGAAAACCCCATCACTCAGCTTCATCTCAACCTCAGAGGGTCATCCCCTTCTTGGAGGAGCTGCAGTCTCATGTGGGTGAGCTCTGTGCTGAGACGCTACGCCTGGAGAGAAAACGTCATCTCTGGCTGCACCAGCTTCTGTGTCTGCTTTCAGTCTATGGGGGTCCCCGTGTGGCCACCGAGGCCCTCTGCCAGCTACTCACACAGGCCCGTAACCCAGAGGAGCTGGCTCTGGCCTGGCAGCTTCACACCACGCTCTCCTCCTGCATGGCGGGACTCATTCCTGCTGCAGTGACTCACTGTGTGGCccagatccacacacacattctgggGCCCCGGCAGCTGAGGCAGCTCCTGCTTAACCTGGCTGCAGCCATCCAGAGTcaggatgaggagagaagaggatcAGCCGGTGCTCAGTCCTCCATGGCCATCCAGATGGGCTCAGCGGTCTCAGTATACCTCCATGATTTCGGTCCACTCCTTCTCCATGGTGACCCGGCTGTATCTCATGCCACAGTGCGCCTCCTGTCCTGTAGCCCCCTCCCTCGCACCTCCTCGCCAGCACACCTGCTCTTGCTGTCCCGTGCTGCTGTCACTCATTTCTTTCTGGCACTgcggagaagaggagaagctggTACGGTGGGAAGAGATGTTGGACAGGCTGGTGAGGCGGTGAACTGTTCGGTCCTGCTCCTGTCCCGTTTAGCGGCGTACTCCCCGCTCACTCTGAAGGCGGTGCTTCAGCAGCTGGTTGAGGGAGCACTACATAAAGGCAACGCTGAGCTGTTTGGAGGTCAGATCGCTGACATGTCTGGTGCTCCTTTGCCTGCCCCCTCTGTGTCCCCCGACGTCGGAGCCTCGCTGCTAGACATCAACTGTCGGTTTGGCACCACCGTCAACTTTTCTGGTAGCGTGTGGTCCGTATTTCATGCTGGGGTAATCGGCAAGGGGTTGAAGGTCCGCACTGCAACACAGCTGCCTGACCCATCTATGGTCATCCAG AACGTCCAGACTCTTCTGACTGTCGTAGTCCAGTGTTGCAGCTCCTATGGTCTCAACGGGTCTATCAACGGTTCACGACCACCATCTGACCCTGACGAGCCGTCGCCCATCAACGCTGAGGCAGCCAAGGTTGTTGCAATCACACTGGTGGAAAACGTGTGTCCGGATGTGGCCAATGGGGAGCTGTCCTGGCCCCCTGAGGAGCATGCCCGCACCACGGTGGAGCGAGACATCCACATTCGACGCTGCTTTGAGGCCCACCCAGTGATTTTCCCTCTACTACAGGTGGTGGCAGCTGGACGCCCGGCTCTCTGCTACTGCTCAGCTGTGCTCAGAGGCCTACTGGCCACTCTGCTGGCCCACTGGGAGGCGTCCCGCGAGATGTCATCCACAGACTCCCCCTGGCACCTCCAAGCCTCCTGCCTCCTGGTGTCCTGCATGGGAGAGGGCCAGCTCCTGCCTCCTGTGCTGGCCAACGTCCACGAAGCCTTCCCCCACCTCACTCCCTTCGAGGTGCGGCTGCTCCTCCTGGCTGTGTGGGAGTATGTGAGAGGCAATGGACCAATGCCCCAGAAGTTTGTCTTCAGCTCAGAGAAGGGCCTGTTCTGCAGGGATTTCTCACGGGATGGTGATGTGGCGAGATACGTGGCGCCGATTCACAGCGTCCTGCATAAAAACATTGATAGATTAGGACACTTGTGCTGGCGGTTCCAGCTCTAA
- the LOC117769422 gene encoding phospholipase A and acyltransferase 3-like — MAPTLDIEKLRLGDLIEISRGTYQHWAVYVGNGYVVHLAPPCEGPGGGSSSMMSVLADSAMVKKEFLWNVVEEDEWQVNNGLDREHSPRLGFVIANEAMGWVGRSVPYSIFSGNCEHFVNNLRYGKNVSGQVTQATNAAIGLGAAGLVVFGVLALARGIGRENRNKE, encoded by the exons ATGGCCCCGACTCTG GATATTGAGAAACTGCGGCTCGGGGACTTGATTGAAATTTCCCGTGGCACGTACCAGCACTGGGCTGTGTACGTTGGCAATGGCTACGTTGTTCACTTGGCACCACCCT GTGAGGGCCCGGGTGGAGGCTCCAGCAGTATGATGTCCGTCCTCGCTGACAGCGCCATGGTGAAGAAAGAGTTCCTGTGGAACGTAGTGGAAGAAGACGAATGGCAAGTAAACAACGGCCTGGACCGAGAGCACAGTCCCCGTCTGGGTTTTGTCATTGCGAATGAGGCCATGGGATGGGTGGGCAGGTCGGTGCCATACTCCATCTTCAGCGGGAACTGTGAGCACTTTGTCAACAACCTACGCTACGGCAAAAACGTGTCCGGTCAG GTGACTCAAGCAACAAATGCTGCCATAGGCTTGGGTGCGGCTGGACTCGTGGTCTTCGGCGTCCTGGCTTTGGCAAGAGGCATCGGAAGggagaacagaaacaaagagtga